The genomic DNA ACGGCCTCAACGGACAGAAAGCTCGGATCAAGCTAATGGTCGCCCTATCCCAGACAAGCGATATGAATGAGCTTGAATTGATTTTCAAACAATAAAAAAGGCTCGGACAACTTGTTTTAGTTATAGTAAAACCCGAATTCATTTGCCTGATATCAGGAGTATGAATTCGGGTTTTTAATTTGCTTAATGAACATGACTATTCCAGCAATTCCAGCAGTCGATCGGAGTACAAGACAAAATCTCCTGCGGTGCCGGGAGACCCCAGGCGGAGGATCAGGGGCTACTCATTGAAAGTGAGGTCTTGCACGGAAATCATGAGCGGAATAAGGAATTTATACGGACAGTGTTCGTCACTCCATGGTCCCTGTTTAATTTTGTCCCGACTTTTTCTATCTTTCCTTCCTTGCGATATCCTCTGCGATCAGTCCTCCATGATGCCTGCCGTTTTCAATGAAGATTTCATTGGCATTATTACCGGCCGCGATGACACCTGCAATATAGATGTTGTCAACATTCGTTTCCATCGTCTCTTCGTTGATCAAAGGCCTTCCGGATTCAGGATCAAGCTCAATCCCCATCTTGGTAAGAAAACTGTGATCAGGGTGATAGCCCGTCATGGCAAATACATAGTCATTTGTAACCGAGAAGGTTTTCCCATCCTTGCTGTAGGTGACTGTTTCATCCGTGATTTCTTCCACGCATGCATCGAATTCCATCTTGATTTCACCGTTTCGTACAAGGGCATCAAAATTAGGAAGGATCCACGGTTTCACACTCTTCGAGTACTCACTGCCCCTATAGATGACCGTGACCCTTGCTCCTGCCTTATTCAGTTCAAGTGCGGCATCGACAGCCGAATTTTTCCCGCCGATCACCACCACATCCGTGTCAAAGAAGGGATGGGCCTCCTTGAAGTAATGGTACACTTTATCCAATTCTTCTCCAGGTATCCCCATATAATTGGGGTGATCATAATAACCCGTGGCAATGATGATATAGTTACACTCATATTGATCTTTTGTGGTAGAGACAACGAAGGTGTCCCCCGTTTTCTCCACCTTCTCCACTGTCTCAAAGCGATTGATCCTCAGATCCTTCCTCTTCGCCACCTCACGATAATAAACAAGCGCCTGATTCCTGCGCGGTTTATGCTCTTCAATGACAAACGGAACGTCCCCGATCTCGAGCTTCTCGCTGGAGGAGAAGAATGTCTGATGTGTCGGGTAATGATAGATGGCGTTCACGATATTTCCCTTTTCAATGATTAAAGGATTCAATCCTTGTTCTCTCAATCGGATGGAAGCCGATAAACCGCACGGCCCCCCACCGACGATGATGCAATCTTCTTTTTTCAACTGTGACACTCCTTCAAATACAATGGATCTTTTTCTGGTTTGGTCTTACACATATTATGTAATACTTTTAAAAGGAGGTCAAAGAATCATGACCCTCAACTCTTCCCTTCCCCCTCCCCACCCAATCGAAAAAGGCCGCCCTTATCGGACGACCTCATTGAATTTCTTAAATCCAGCCCCTGAACCGACACGCTTCCGCCATTTTACGGACGCCGACCATGTAGGCAGCGAGCCTCATGTCGACGCGCCTCGTTTGGGCGGTATCGTAGACATTCTGGAACGAATTCACAAGGATTTTCTCTAACTTCTCTTCTACTTCTTCTTCCGTCCAGTAGTAGCCTTGATTGTTTTGAACCCACTCGAAATACGAGACTGTCACTCCGCCTGACGATGCCAGGACATCCGGCACAAGGAGGATGCCGCGTTCCGTCAGGATCTTCGTGGCTTCAAGGGTCGTTGGTCCATTGGCAGCTTCCACCACGATCCCTGCCCTGATATTATGGGCATTCTCTTCTGTTATCTGATTTTCAATGGCAGCGGGGACGAGAATATCGCAATCGAGCTCTAAGAGCTCTTCATTTGAGATCGTGTCGTTGAAAAGCTTGGTGACGGTCCCGAAACTGTCCCTCCTGTCGAGCAGATAGTCGATATCAAGACCGTTCTCATCGTGTAATCCACCATATGCATCAGAGATGCCAATGATCTTCGCTCCTGCATCATGCATGAATTTAGCCAGGAAGCTCCCTGCGTTCCCGAAGCCCTGGACCACTACACGCGCCCCTTTCAAGTCAATTCCTTTTTTCTTGGCTGCTTCACGTATGCAGATCGTCACCCCTTTGG from Rossellomorea marisflavi includes the following:
- a CDS encoding YpdA family putative bacillithiol disulfide reductase → MKKEDCIIVGGGPCGLSASIRLREQGLNPLIIEKGNIVNAIYHYPTHQTFFSSSEKLEIGDVPFVIEEHKPRRNQALVYYREVAKRKDLRINRFETVEKVEKTGDTFVVSTTKDQYECNYIIIATGYYDHPNYMGIPGEELDKVYHYFKEAHPFFDTDVVVIGGKNSAVDAALELNKAGARVTVIYRGSEYSKSVKPWILPNFDALVRNGEIKMEFDACVEEITDETVTYSKDGKTFSVTNDYVFAMTGYHPDHSFLTKMGIELDPESGRPLINEETMETNVDNIYIAGVIAAGNNANEIFIENGRHHGGLIAEDIARKER
- a CDS encoding Glu/Leu/Phe/Val family dehydrogenase encodes the protein MVADKGKESHQHDVLKSTQTVIHLALDKLGYPEEVFELLKEPLRMLTVKIPVRMDDGKVKVFTGYRAQHNDAVGPTKGGIRFHPNVTEKEVKALSIWMSLKCGIVDLPYGGGKGGIICDPRDMSFRELERLSRGYVRAISQIVGPSKDIPAPDVFTNSQIMAWMMDEYSRIDEYNSPGFITGKPLVLGGSHGRETATAKGVTICIREAAKKKGIDLKGARVVVQGFGNAGSFLAKFMHDAGAKIIGISDAYGGLHDENGLDIDYLLDRRDSFGTVTKLFNDTISNEELLELDCDILVPAAIENQITEENAHNIRAGIVVEAANGPTTLEATKILTERGILLVPDVLASSGGVTVSYFEWVQNNQGYYWTEEEVEEKLEKILVNSFQNVYDTAQTRRVDMRLAAYMVGVRKMAEACRFRGWI